One Oncorhynchus keta strain PuntledgeMale-10-30-2019 chromosome 23, Oket_V2, whole genome shotgun sequence DNA segment encodes these proteins:
- the lyn gene encoding tyrosine-protein kinase Lyn, producing MGCKKSKLNDGLNGGVLDGKNQRPVRPDQTVYVRDPTSSKPNATSNSPPGGLLPGQVFMKMEEQSESGKIVIALYPYDAKHKDDLGFKKGERLKVLEEHGEWWKAQSLTSKKEGFIPSNYVAEANTMETEEWFFKDITRKDAERQLLAPANKAGSYLIRESETSKGSYSMSIRDVDPQGTDAVKHYKIRMLDNGGFYISPKITFPDIGSMIKHYHKQSDGLCRKLEKACDKPKAQKPWDKDAWEISKESIKMVKKLGAGQFGEVWMAFYNNTTKVAVKTLKPGTMSAEAFMEEANLMKTLQHDRLVRLYAVVTKVEPIYIITEYMSNGSLLDFLKSEVGCKVQLPKLIDFSAQIAEGMAYIEKKNYIHRDLRTANVLVSESLLCKIADFGLARVIEDDQYTAREGAKFPIKWTAPEAINYGSFTIKSDMWSFGVLLYEIITYGKIPYPGMSNGEVMTSVQRGYRMPRPENCPNELYDIMTSCWKSKPDDRPTFDYIQSVLDDFYTATEGQYQQQP from the exons ATGGGTTGTAAAAAATCCAAGCTAAATGACGGTCTGAATGGAGGTGTGCTTGATGGCAAGAACCAACGGCCAGTACGTCCTGACCAAACTGTATATGTGAGGGATCCCACCTCCAGTAAACCAAATGCTACA AGTAACTCACCTCCTGGAGGTCTCCTGCCTGGTCAGGTATTCATGAAAATGGAAG AGCAATCTGAGTCTGGTAAAATAGTTATTGCACTATACCCATATGATGCAAAACACAAAGACGATTTGGGATTCAAGAAGGGGGAAAGGCTTAAGGTTCTTGAAGA GCATGGTGAATGGTGGAAGGCTCAGTCTCTGACCTCTAAGAAAGAAGGGTTCATACCCTCCAATTATGTTGCTGAGGCCAATAccatggagacagagga ATGGTTTTTTAAGGATATTACAAGGAAGGACGCAGAGAGACAACTTTTGGCGCCTGCAAACAAAGCAGGATCTTACCTCATTCGCGAGAGTGAGACATCAAAGG GAAGTTATTCCATGTCTATCAGAGATGTGGATCCCCAAGGGACCGACGCTGTGAAACATTATAAGATCCGGATGCTGGATAACGGAGGCTTCTACATCTCTCCTAAAATCACATTCCCTGACATTGGCAGCATGATAAAACATTATCACA AACAATCGGATGGTCTCTGTCGAAAGCTGGAGAAGGCCTGTGATAAACCCAAAGCTCAGAAGCCATGGGACAAAGATGCCTGGGAGATCTCCAAGGAGTCCATCAAGATGGTGAAGAAACTAGGAGCCGGACAATTTGGTGAAGTGTGGATGG CGTTCTACAACAACACGACTAAGGTGGCAGTGAAGACACTGAAGCCAGGCACCATGTCAGCTGAGGCCTTCATGGAGGAGGCTAACCTGATGAAGACCCTGCAACACGACAGACTGGTGCGCCTCTACGCCGTCGTCACCAAGGTCGAGCCCATCTACATCATCACAGAGTACATGTCCAATG GTAGCCTCTTAGATTTCCTAAAAAGTGAGGTAGGCTGCAAAGTTCAGCTACCTAAGCTCATCGATTTCTCTGCACAG ATTGCGGAGGGAATGGCTTACATTGAGAAGAAGAACTACATCCACCGTGACCTGAGAACAGCCAATGTCCTGGTGTCTGAGAGTTTGCTGTGTAAAATAGCTGACTTTGGCCTTGCTAGAGTTATAGAAGATGACCAGTACACAGCCAGAGAGG GTGCAAAGTTTCCCATCAAGTGGACAGCACCAGAGGCCATCAACTATGGATCCTTCACTATCAAGTCAGACATGTGGTCCTTTGGAGTCCTCCTGTATGAAATCATTACCTATGGAAAAATACCTTACCCAG GGATGAGTAATGGTGAGGTGATGACTTCAGTGCAGAGAGGTTATAGAATGCCCCGCCCTGAGAACTGTCCCAATGAGCTCTATGACATCATGACCAGTTGTTGGAAGAGCAAGCCAGATGACAGGCCTACATTTGACTACATCCAGAGTGTCCTAGATGACTTTTACACCGCCACAGAGGGCCAGTACCAACAGCAGCCCTAG
- the LOC118402096 gene encoding uroporphyrinogen decarboxylase-like: MENDDLILPKDFPKLKNDTFLRACHGQETNHVPVWCMRQAGRYLPEFREFRAGKDFFETCRSPAACCELTLQPLRRFPFDAAIIFSDILVIPQAMGMDVQMVAGKGPTFPEPLNEPEDLLLLQPKVDVNKELGYVFKAITLTRHKLDGKVPLIGFTGAPWTLMAYMIEGGGSTTHSKAKRWLYRHPEASHKLLKMLTDVIVEYLLGQVAAGAQALQVFESHAGCLGPVEFQEFSQPYLRDIARKVKDQLKESGQDVPMIVFAKDGHYGLEDLSQSHYEVVGLDWTIDPRSARERTGGKVSLQGNMDPCALYAPKERISEIVKKMLEGFGTRGYIANLGHGLYPDMDPENVGAFVEAVHTHSRHLNLK; the protein is encoded by the exons ATGGAAAATGACGATCTAATACT CCCCAAAGACTTCCCTAAGTTGAAGAATGATACATTCCTCCGTGCATGCCATGGCCAGGAGACCAATCATGTGCCTGTGTGGTGTATGAGACAGGCTGGACGCTACCTGCCAG AGTTCCGTGAGTTCAGAGCTGGGAAGGACTTCTTTGAAACTTGTCGGTCACCTGCAGCCTGCTGCGAACTCACTCTCCAG CCATTGAGACGTTTCCCATTTGATGCTGCCATCATCTTCTCAGATATCCTGGTTATCCCACAG GCCATGGGTATGGATGTCCAGATGGTGGCAGGAAAGGGCCCTACGTTCCCAGAGCCCCTAAATGAGCCAGAGGACCTGCTGCTCCTGCAGCCCAAGGTGGACGTCAACAAGGAGCTGGGCTATGTCTTCAAGGCCATCACATTGACACGCCACAAACTGGATGGCAAGGTCCCTCTGATTGGCTTCACTGGTGCCCCG TGGACCCTAATGGCCTATATGATTGAGGGGGGAGGTTCAACAACCCACTCCAAGGCTAAGCGCTGGCTGTACCGCCACCCTGAGGCCAGCCACAAGCTGCTAAAGATGCTGACAGATGTCATCGTAGAGTACCTGCTGGGACAAGTGGCTGCTGGGGCACAG GCCTTGCAGGTGTTTGAGTCCCATGCTGGTTGTCTGGGCCCAGTGGAGTTCCAGGAGTTCTCCCAGCCCTACCTCCGAGACATCGCCCGTAAGGTCAAGGACCAGCTGAAGGAGTCAGGCCAGGATGTCCCCATG ATTGTGTTTGCCAAGGACGGCCACTATGGTCTGGAGGACCTCTCTCAGTCCCACTATGAGGTTGTTGGTTTGGATTGGACCATTGATCCACGCTCAGCACG AGAGAGGACGGGAGGAAAGGTTAGTCTCCAGGGAAACATGGACCCCTGTGCACTCTATGCCCCCAAG GAGCGTATATCAGAGATAGTGAAGAAGATGCTGGAAGGCTTTGGGACCAGAGGGTACATAGCCAACCTGGGCCACGGGCTGTACCCTGACATGGACCCAGAGAATGTGGGTGCCTTTGTAGAAGCTGTCCACACTCACTCTCGTCACCTCAATCTCAAGTAA